From Nonlabens sp. Ci31, the proteins below share one genomic window:
- a CDS encoding tetratricopeptide repeat protein codes for MTEALYERAYLLYQQRRFSQSEEILNQALTQDPNSISCLHLLAEVNLAQDDPKKAKHFIDIALGLSPSMALLFATKARIMLNVERYDEGEELLKEAIRLDAQEPQNYAMLAHISLSRKRYKEAEQLAEKALSLDPANLLALNVKSTSQLKQNKRAASEETLKGALGENPEDSYTHTNYGWNKLEMGDHKAALDHFKEALRYDPNNSYAQAGMMQALQARYFVYRWFLKYQFWLGNMGAKYQWLFIIGFYLGTRAISYAAETVPALEPFLTPIVVLLALIALSTWIIGPLSKLLFSFNKYAKFLLNKKEKQAVIFTAVCILISLSGVASYLLLDDFRFLMVAIAGLILMIPWSMFYRETKPALMMPLAAGIMTLIAGIALYISFTTEDVMNIFVTAFLISFFAFQWFANAVSIKRSNI; via the coding sequence ATGACCGAAGCCTTATATGAAAGAGCCTATTTGCTCTACCAGCAAAGAAGATTTTCCCAGTCGGAAGAAATCCTCAACCAAGCGCTCACTCAAGATCCCAACAGCATCTCTTGTTTGCACCTTCTCGCAGAGGTCAATCTTGCCCAAGACGATCCTAAAAAAGCAAAGCATTTTATAGATATTGCTTTAGGGCTCTCGCCTTCCATGGCACTATTATTTGCCACTAAAGCAAGAATCATGCTGAACGTGGAGCGTTATGATGAAGGGGAGGAATTACTTAAAGAAGCCATTAGACTAGATGCTCAAGAGCCCCAAAATTATGCGATGCTGGCTCATATTTCGCTTTCGCGAAAGCGGTATAAAGAAGCAGAGCAACTCGCTGAAAAAGCATTATCACTAGATCCAGCTAACCTGCTTGCCCTAAATGTGAAAAGCACGTCACAACTCAAACAGAATAAAAGAGCAGCGTCAGAAGAAACTTTAAAGGGTGCTTTGGGAGAAAATCCAGAAGATTCTTATACGCATACCAACTACGGTTGGAACAAACTGGAAATGGGCGATCACAAAGCAGCTCTAGATCATTTTAAAGAAGCCTTGCGTTACGACCCTAATAACTCTTATGCTCAAGCCGGAATGATGCAAGCCTTGCAAGCCAGGTATTTTGTCTACAGATGGTTCTTGAAATATCAGTTTTGGCTAGGAAATATGGGCGCCAAATACCAGTGGCTTTTTATCATAGGATTTTATTTGGGAACCAGAGCCATTAGCTATGCAGCAGAAACAGTTCCCGCATTAGAACCTTTTCTAACTCCTATAGTAGTTCTTCTAGCTTTAATTGCATTGAGCACATGGATTATCGGTCCTTTATCTAAATTGCTTTTCAGCTTTAATAAATATGCCAAGTTCCTTTTAAATAAAAAAGAAAAACAAGCGGTTATTTTTACGGCTGTTTGTATCCTTATCTCCCTATCAGGAGTGGCAAGTTATCTTCTCTTAGACGATTTCAGATTCTTAATGGTTGCTATAGCTGGACTTATTTTAATGATCCCGTGGAGCATGTTTTATAGGGAAACCAAACCCGCATTAATGATGCCGCTCGCCGCTGGAATCATGACACTGATCGCAGGAATCGCTCTTTACATTAGTTTTACTACAGAAGACGTTATGAATATTTTTGTGACTGCCTTTTTGATCAGCTTTTTTGCTTTTCAATGGTTTGCAAATGCCGTGAGCATTAAAAGAAGTAATATATAG
- a CDS encoding ATP-binding protein, giving the protein MDDKTIQNLREALEFSPDNIPLRLHLAESLRLANMLEEAEEEYEIILQYKAEPKARIGLALISYKQKNYSKAIVILESLIQEGNKDLDTHLFYTRSLVRSNDTAQAIDAYQDLLKYHPEFSDDELDKVLRMPSNGTGDYEDDEDDYEDDYDDGFNESSVFIEKPEISFKDVGGMENVKREIDLKIVQPLLHPEIYKAYGKKIGGGILLYGPPGCGKTYIAKATAGQINAKFISLNLNDILDMWIGNSEKNLHRIFEVARNNTPCVLFIDEIDALGASRSDMKQSAGKNLINQFLQELDGISNDNEGLLVLGATNMPWHLDTAFRRPGRFDRILFVPPPDAPAREAIFDLKLEEKPTTEIDTQALAKKALEYSGADIEAVIDIAIENKLEDAIKSGVPQPLTTKDLLRSLKQHKPSTKEWFVTAKNFAVYANESGLYDDILHYLKIKK; this is encoded by the coding sequence ATGGACGATAAGACAATTCAAAATTTACGAGAAGCACTGGAGTTTTCTCCAGACAATATCCCTTTGAGATTGCATCTTGCAGAATCCCTACGACTGGCAAATATGCTGGAGGAAGCAGAGGAAGAATACGAGATTATTTTACAATACAAAGCAGAGCCTAAGGCGAGAATAGGACTGGCGCTTATTTCTTATAAACAGAAAAACTATTCTAAGGCAATTGTGATCTTAGAAAGCCTGATCCAAGAAGGAAATAAAGATCTGGACACCCATTTATTTTACACCAGGTCTTTAGTGCGATCTAACGACACGGCACAAGCTATTGATGCTTATCAAGATTTACTAAAATACCATCCTGAATTTAGTGATGATGAGCTAGATAAGGTACTGAGAATGCCTTCTAATGGCACTGGAGATTACGAGGACGACGAGGACGATTACGAGGATGATTATGACGACGGCTTTAATGAATCAAGCGTTTTTATAGAAAAACCAGAAATCAGTTTTAAGGATGTAGGCGGCATGGAAAATGTCAAGCGAGAGATAGACCTTAAAATTGTACAACCCCTACTCCATCCAGAAATATATAAAGCATACGGTAAGAAAATAGGTGGTGGAATTCTACTTTACGGACCCCCAGGCTGCGGTAAAACCTATATTGCAAAAGCTACTGCTGGGCAAATCAATGCCAAGTTCATATCGTTAAACCTCAACGATATTCTGGATATGTGGATCGGTAATTCAGAGAAAAACCTACACCGTATTTTTGAAGTCGCAAGAAATAACACCCCTTGTGTTCTTTTTATTGACGAGATCGATGCACTAGGCGCCAGCCGTAGTGATATGAAACAAAGCGCTGGAAAAAACCTGATCAATCAGTTTTTACAAGAGCTAGACGGTATTTCTAACGATAACGAGGGCTTATTAGTACTAGGAGCGACTAACATGCCATGGCATCTGGATACGGCATTCCGTCGTCCTGGAAGATTTGATCGCATACTTTTTGTACCGCCACCAGATGCTCCAGCAAGAGAAGCCATTTTTGATCTAAAGCTAGAAGAAAAACCCACTACAGAAATAGATACGCAAGCGCTGGCAAAAAAAGCATTGGAATACTCTGGTGCTGATATAGAAGCAGTCATCGATATCGCTATAGAGAATAAACTAGAAGATGCGATCAAGTCTGGCGTACCTCAACCACTCACTACCAAAGACCTTCTAAGATCCTTAAAACAACACAAGCCCAGCACCAAAGAATGGTTTGTCACCGCAAAAAACTTTGCGGTATACGCTAATGAATCTGGGCTTTATGATGATATACTTCATTACTTAAAAATTAAAAAGTAA
- the rlmF gene encoding 23S rRNA (adenine(1618)-N(6))-methyltransferase RlmF, translating to MHLRNIHRYGYDFQKLIVTHPELENHLVESPTGTATIDFSDAASILEFNTALLKHHYKIKYWKLPEGSLYPPIPGRADYIHHLADLVGKGSKNGLDIGCGASAIYPILGNSIYDWKMVGCDVDDESVAFAKKNTSKIDAIEIRQQIDKGNIFKGVILEGESYDFTICNPPFYGSEEEAVKANMSKQRKLGTYEERRNFAGHAHELWCNGGEALFIKRMIKESVAYKGQVEWFTCLLSRKQNLKKPLKQLEKLQAEVKVIEMATGNKESRFVAWRFKS from the coding sequence ATGCATTTAAGAAACATACATAGGTACGGTTACGACTTTCAAAAACTAATCGTTACGCATCCAGAATTAGAAAATCACCTTGTTGAAAGCCCCACTGGCACAGCAACTATTGATTTTAGTGATGCGGCTTCTATTTTGGAGTTCAACACCGCCTTATTAAAACACCATTATAAAATCAAATACTGGAAACTTCCAGAAGGCTCCCTTTATCCGCCTATCCCTGGTCGCGCAGACTATATACATCATTTGGCAGATCTGGTTGGAAAAGGAAGCAAAAATGGTCTGGACATAGGTTGTGGTGCGAGTGCGATCTATCCTATTCTGGGAAATTCGATTTACGATTGGAAGATGGTAGGTTGTGATGTAGATGATGAAAGTGTCGCTTTCGCTAAAAAAAACACCTCCAAAATTGACGCTATAGAAATACGCCAGCAGATTGATAAAGGCAATATCTTTAAAGGAGTGATTCTGGAAGGCGAAAGTTATGATTTCACCATATGCAACCCGCCATTTTATGGGAGTGAGGAAGAAGCGGTAAAGGCAAATATGTCCAAACAGAGAAAGCTAGGTACTTATGAAGAGCGACGCAACTTTGCTGGTCATGCACACGAGCTTTGGTGCAATGGTGGAGAAGCCCTTTTTATCAAGCGCATGATTAAAGAGTCCGTTGCTTATAAAGGCCAAGTAGAATGGTTTACTTGTTTGCTTTCGCGTAAGCAAAACTTAAAAAAACCATTAAAGCAACTGGAAAAACTTCAAGCAGAAGTAAAAGTTATAGAAATGGCCACTGGTAATAAAGAGTCCAGATTTGTAGCATGGAGGTTTAAAAGTTAG